The window CTTCTTTTTCGGTTGTGGTGCCTGTGGGAAAGGGTAATGTTATCGCTGGAGACTTTCCGCCATCGTGAAGCACAAAAGTTTTCTGGCTTGATTCATTCTTTTCATAGGCTGTAGCCCATTTTTGCTGGGAAAGAAATTGAAGCAGATCCGGGTTGACCTGCTGACTTTCCCGGCCGCCCAGGGCAAGGTGAAGGGACTTGATCCCGTCAAGATAGGCTTTGTAAAGTTTTGCAATCCTCTGGGCTTCCTGGTCGGCGGCATAGTTATCTGCCTCTGCGATGAGCTGGCGTTTCTTTTTCTCTTCTGTGGCCTCCACAAGCTTGTCGCCGAATCTTGTTTCGTTGAGAACAAAACTGACCACCTCAATACCGTATTTTCCTTCAAGGGTGGGGCCGTTTTTATTGATGGGGCGGTTTTTCAATGCATGAAAGATCTCTTCTTTTATGGTTTCCCTGTCCGAGATCAGCCTGTTGACCTCTTTGCCCTGCAGAATATCCTTGGCAATTCCATCGTAGTCCCCCTGGAGAAGGATTTCCGGAGACAAATTTTCAATACCCCAGATTTTCAGATCTTTTATTCTGAATGTCATCAAGGCAGATGTCCACAGCGCCACATTTTCCCGGGAAATAATTTTAATGGGTTCCGTGGCACCGCCGATGTACATGTTCTGGTTCATTAAGGGAACCTCTTTTTCAAGCCGTGTAAAGAAAGGAAGTCTGAAGTGCCAGCCCACATCGGTTACAGCCTCTCTCTTGCCGCCAAATTGTTCAAGAATAACAGCATAGTTGAATTTGACCTTGTAGATCACCTGGGTGGAATAGATCACAGCGGCTAAAGAATAAATCAGGGTCAGAGTGATCAGTAAAAATGCGAATCTTCTCATCATGGTGAAAAATCGCGCCCGCTGCAAAAAAATTTGAGATTGCTGCTCCTTCATACCTGCTCCTTTGCCGTTCATTTAGCGGTTAGTAGCCATTAGGTTTAAGCGGCTTGCCATTTTTTTTAGATGTTCACGTTCAGTACTAAGATGTTTATTCTTTTTTGATCCGGCAGCTGTTATTCTGATCACCTTTCTGGAAAATGAATTTTAATCGTGCCGGGACCGTCGGCGAAAAAAATACAATTAAAAAGGTGGATCGTCAGCCTGTAATATTAAAGAAAAGAAACCGGATTAATATAAGGGTTCACTTATTTAAAAAACTATACATGAAGATATATTAATG is drawn from uncultured Desulfobacter sp. and contains these coding sequences:
- a CDS encoding SPFH domain-containing protein, whose protein sequence is MKEQQSQIFLQRARFFTMMRRFAFLLITLTLIYSLAAVIYSTQVIYKVKFNYAVILEQFGGKREAVTDVGWHFRLPFFTRLEKEVPLMNQNMYIGGATEPIKIISRENVALWTSALMTFRIKDLKIWGIENLSPEILLQGDYDGIAKDILQGKEVNRLISDRETIKEEIFHALKNRPINKNGPTLEGKYGIEVVSFVLNETRFGDKLVEATEEKKKRQLIAEADNYAADQEAQRIAKLYKAYLDGIKSLHLALGGRESQQVNPDLLQFLSQQKWATAYEKNESSQKTFVLHDGGKSPAITLPFPTGTTTEKEAKVSD